The DNA window ACAAAATCAGATAATAGGTTCACACTTCTATCAATACCTCCATGCACccatattttaattagctgCACAACATAATgctattaaatgaaatttaaggCTTGTGtcacagatttttattaaactatgACAGTATGCATGTGTGCAGCAAGTGCATTGAAAAGCCATCAAGCTTTAGCAGCAGTGAGAGCAATCAAATCCTGacctgttctgtgtgtgtgcagatctGATGACTAGATACATGAAACTCAgctgagagaggaggagaaggagggacgtaaagagagcgagagagagaggaaaaagagagagggaccaaaaaacaaaaaagagggTAGAGAAAACCGGGACTGGTTGTAGAGGGTGTGTATGACAGCTTTATCACAAAGCAGAGGGTTCAGGTAAAAGCATTTATCTGCGCGTGGACAGATTCTACATTTACCAGTGTATGCAAGCCTGAGTTTTGTATGCCTGTGGGAAAGTGAATTGAGTGTATGTCAGCTGATCcacggatgtgtgtgtgtgtgtgtgtgtgtgtgtgggcaagGCTTCTATTTTAGACAAGCACCTGTTAATGACATTAAGAGCGTGGAAGTTACAGTTGCAAAGAGGGAAAAGAGCGAGGACCGGGGAGAGAAAGCAGCTCGTAGAACAGCTTAGAAAGTTACAGATGGCATTAAATCAAAAAGGGTAGGAAAAAAAAGGGTtggctgtaaaatattatacagcCATTATCAGTAGGTGAAAAATAATGATGCCAGAAAGATGCTCACTAATTAACTAATCAACAAAACATGTGCCTCCATTCATTAGGTGATGTTCATTCAGTCATTTCATAAATCGGtggaaaacatttgttttctttataatcAGAATTTGTCTCTCCAAAGTTATAAGAactattccattttaaaaaaattatatatttatgtgaatgtatgtatgcatatataaaatctgtgtgtatctatgcatgcatgtataaataaaataaaaagtatatcgTTCGGTTATGagctaaatgcataaacatctTTCAAAGACTTGGCACCATGAACATCACATTCTACATTGTTGCAAACTGCTGATTCGTCACTATGATAATGTTACCAAGCTGGCTAAGGTAGATGAGGCGGTCtcaaatttgcaaaaacagaactAGTCAGTACGTTTTTCACAATACGCCTTTACTTTCCAGCAAATGTGTTTCGTTTATTGGCTTATATATACTGCAGCCAATTCATTTCCAggtgaaaatattgaaaaaatgtaaatagcttTGCAAAAAACGTACGTCTAATATAGCGCTAAAGATTAAAACCGATCATTATTTTGCAGCATGGCACATAAATTGGTCTGATTGCACAGGAAAACCTTACTGTTGAGTTCTGCCTTttattttcagacattttttcaAGTAGTCTTTAGTTGTCagaagaattttattttatctaaccAAATTAttcatggtaaaaaaaataaacttatataCATGGactgtttattcttttttattattattattattataaaattaaccACCCGATAACAACTTTTCCCAGTCTTTGCAGAGgactttattaaatttaatctaCGGGCTTTGTGAAGAACATTAAACTCCTAGAAATCTCTATTACTCTGCATTTCGTAATCTCCAGCCAACTTATAGAAACACATGAATATCAGCACTAAAcatatttctgatatttttttcttttctttaacaaaaaaaaaaaaaaaaaaaaaaaagcaaaacaaaaacacaccaaGCTACCCCACCAGTCTAAAAACAGACGGACTACTGACTGACCCATAGCTCATAACACTCAGACACTGTGTTGAAACTACACCAGGTGAAGGGAAGAGTGCCTGTTAGCACTATCTGCTGGCAGAATACAGATGCAGTGTGTAGCAAGTCAGTTCAAACGCATTGAGTTTATTTCACCAGAAGTTTCTCTGGTCTTCATACATAAACGCATCGTATTAAATCAACTCAgcttattacagttttaaaaaaacagcagtggACAGTTAGATACAGAAtgtataaaaaggaaaaaaaacagaaaaaactaaaaaaacaaaacggaaaaaaaagcagagacaAGTATCTTTTTTCACCGTGTATAAATTTGGTTAGATCGGGCCAGGAAAATAGGGTTCACGAAAAACAGTACAACTATTATAAAAGGAGGGAGAGATAGCAGGaaaaagagaggaggagggggaaAACAGAGGACAGTATAGATGTAATTGGTAATATTCACCTTCTACAAGATAGCGATTAGCCTGCAGCGGTTTTACCTCATACATGTATGATGTCGAAAGATGACCTGGAAACTCCTCTGGCTTTTTAACAGGTAACCTCACAGCCTAAATAAAAACCATATCCACATAACAAAGCCTGAAATACCCCCTCTCCCCTTTTTGTTTGAGTGTATCATTCATTTTCGTAGTTGTCAATTTCTCTTTCCTCACTTGCTCCTTAcatcctcctctctctcctatCTGACCAGTGTGTGAGCTGTACAGATGATAGAGTAGGAATCTAACATCgacaaaaagtgaaaatcacTAGGAGCCAAAATTAAGCTGGAAGTTTAGTGGCATGTCTAACAGAATCCTTGACTGCATGTACTGACATGGTACGGTCCATTTTCCCATCTTAAAGCTTTGCACATACTTCAATGTTGTTGTcgtcatcaccatcatcatcaaaaaaacaaacaaaaacaaaacaaaaaaaaacatgacaaatgatTGGTTCGCTACATTCTGACCAATCACAAGTCATGCTTTTAGTCTGCCAGATTTTAAAAAGCTCACACTCTCTCAGATCTCATAAATCTACAAAACAAGGGGCTTCCGAGAGATTGAAATCACACCATCTGCGTTTCTCTGAGTCTCTCTCGCTCTGGATTCTGTCCCGTCTCTACCAGAAGTCGCGGCGATGGTACGCATCAGGGTCGCAGTATTTTGTCACCACCACTCTGTTGGCGAATTTCCTTCCTGTTAAGCCTTGCATTGCTTTCTGGGAGTCAAACACTGACATGAACTCCACAAAGATctaagacaaagaaagaaagaaagaaaaaagaccataagtaactgctttaaaatttcattaaaatgtgacGATGTACAAGCAGTTATCAAACCTTTCCAGTGCCAGGAACTTCCACGCCATCGACGGGACGTGGGATCTCGATGCTCTTGACCTGGCCGTATTTGGAGCACTCGTCTCTGACGTCTTCCACGATCTCCTCGTACTCTTCATCATCCAGCAGCTCCTCTGGAGCCACCATGTTCATCAGACACAATACTTCTGTGGGAATGCCTCCCATCTGAGTCACCGAGCTGTTCACGAGACCTGGAACTTGAAGGGTAACCGGTGTCTGGTTTATACCCGTCTTCAGAGGAAGGAAAGAGAACAAGAGGGTGAGCAACAGGAGATAAGGTCTACACGGCCTACACTCGTTAAATCAACTATAGACTTTTCAGTCACCAGTGTGGTGTTCTTGGAGCCGACGCTTGCTCTCTGGACCAGGAGTTTCTTGTCACCCAGCTGCATCCCGTTTAGTCCCGCGATGGCCTGTGAGAGGTTAGCATCAGTTAGCATGGATGTCAACCGACAGCTCTGATACTGCCTCCACCTCATGCCAAGACAAATTCTGCCTAAATATTTGTTTCCCATAGATTTATAAATGAAGCCAATATTAAATAGTATAgatgataaatataatttgctttAACTTGTTTACTGATTACGTGGATGTAATGCTTTGCATCGTCATCACCTGGTCACTGATATTGACGTCAACATATTCACAGAAGGCATAGCCCTTAGAGAGGCCTGTTGCGCTGTCTTTGACCAAATTAAAGGCCTTTAGAGGGCCAAATGAGGTCAGCAATTCCTTGACCTgtgcaacagaaaaaaaaaaaaccatgtaAAACTTTACAAATATAGAAACATGTGCACCATTGAAAAagtatgcattaaactgatccaAGGTCAAAGTAAAGACTAGAATTTTGTTTTCTGGTCATGTAATAACCAACACTAGaaaaagagctgataaaaattCAACTTTACTGTaagaggaataaattacattttacaattacagaatatagtttttaaatgaatattttacaatattattgtttttactgtattaaaataagaaaatatagtGTGCATTTGTGAACAAGTTACTTATTGCTTTTTAAACGcaagttaaatatatacaatggtGCTTGTAAACTTGttaattttctatatttatacataaatatgaccCACAAGAATCACCAGATTTTCACACAAATCCTCAGAATTGACAAAACTAACCCAATCAaaataactgattaaaaaatactatatacactttgtaataatttttttttttttttttcctgaaaatgtggttaaaaaaaaaaaaaaaaatgtgaatctCTAAAATTAGCAGGGAATTTGAAGGTGAGATTGGAGAAGATGGACCAAGCTCAGATGATCTGACAGACGGGGGAGAGAGTAGAGTACAATGTGTACACGCAGAACTCTACTAcaggtttttaaatatatataaaaaaaagaaaagataaaacatAGCGAGCTAGTATTActtttgttaattatataaatcacaacaaaaagatttcaaaaagTACTGTTAGTTTTTTGGTAAGAAAACAAGCTCTTAGTAAAATGAATAGAGTATCTTAGAAAAAAGGgccttatatttttttaaagaatagaattagaatagaaagTGCTAGAGATAAGAGAGTCAAATAAAGTTGGTATAGATGGCTAAAATCTCAGCTGCTTAGATTGAGTTGGACTGGTCACTGCAGCAGGAGAGAGCGATTAATGACTCGTTTCCACTGAGCAGTGCGGTTCGGTACACAATCATGCCCGTTTCCACTGTGAATAGTGCTAAAATTGTGAAACCTCATTGCCCAAACACCtgctcattttcaaaatattactgttattgtgtCATAAAATGtcgttttttaaaggttttcatGCAAGAATGTAGTTGTTTAAAACTCCAATATGCAGTTTATTCATAAAGAGAGTGCCTATATGACATGCTGATTTTGTACCGGATGCTCAGTTCTTATGTATCCGGTTAGAAAAGCCTCAAGCTCGGATAGTTCTTCTGACATTTACCGCTGGCTCTAACCTCTCTGTAGTGAATAAACATGAGATATTTGTTTTAggtaatgttatatttaacaggCATTCGTCTCatgcatcttttatttgttcCTGGTCGTATAGTTTTGGCTAAGCACAAAGTTATaactttaaatctttattttggacTTGCCTGTAATACAGCGCTgtctttgtttggtttttgtcTGTATTTCCTCATACTTTTATAATGGCTAAAACTTGTAATGGTTAAAACTGATAAAAGAGGCAGCGTTGTGCTTATTGTCATGCTTTATCATCGGTCACTATGTTCTCTCAGATACTGATGGCAGTGGAAACGCAAACAGGATTAGAGAGTTTCATACCGAAtcgtactgtactgtactgtactataCCATACCGCTCAGTAGAAACAAGCCATAAAAGTTTGTGAAAGTGATTCTGTGCATCTTTGGATGGCACAATAGAGCTTGGACAAGGACTTGTGAAGTATCTTCTAAAAGAGATAAGGAAAGATATTTTTTGCTTATTCCTCTTATTTATCTTATTCTGACTGGATTCTCTTTGTCTTTCAGAATCTGATCATTTTTTTTGGACCACATTGATGTGGAAATATAGAGAATCACAAACTTTCAAGCACCATCGTATCTACATTTTTTCATGGTGACAAGGGAAATTAAAAGGCAGATTTGATTCTGAAAGCTCTGCCCGAACTCTGCAACCCTTCAAAGAACAGACTCTTTCAGCGAACGAAACACAATGCCATTTTAGCATCAAACCTGGTCGTCGTTGAGGTAATTTGGCAGACCGCCAATGAAGAGTTTGTGTGCCGAATCAGGCACCACCGTGGAGACGACGCCTACAGAGAAAGAACCAGAGCATGAGAAACAGtgatctaaattaaataaataaaattactaaacttttgaatgaaaagaacaaaacattgcGCGTACAAGAATTGGGGGAGCAAAAGAGAGACGTGCCTGGGACATAGACACTGGGATTCTCACTCATGCCTGGCAGAGGCTGGTAATCGTGTGGTCGACGAATCTTTAAACTCTGTCCCTGGAAAATTATGCCATCAAATGCCATGGCCTGTGTCGTTTCGTCTACTGAACGAAACTGTATTgccaaacataaaaataacataattaggCTCATAGAATTTCGTGAAAAGCTTTTATGTCAGAATCTACAAAACTAGCTGCACCAACTCTAAATGAAGACTGACCTCCAAAAAGGCAAAATTCTTGTCCTGATTGATCTGAACAGCAAGAACTGGGTTGCCTGGGGCCTGAGTCAGGCCACCTAAACGCATCTGAGCATTGAAGAAGTCCATCATAGACtcctacaaaaaataaaataaaatcagaaaacaatgctattaattaaacaaaataaaattaatcagtTGTAGTCCAGTTTAAGGATGACAGCCCAACTTATACCGGTTTCTTGACAAAGATCATCACACTttctacaacaacaaaacactaaaattaatCTTACTTCTGTGATGCCAAACGGGATGTTGCCGACATAAAGCCGCCGGGCCTGACGAGTCATCTGACTGCCCACAACAGGAACAGGTGTTGGGGTCACAGCCAGACCCTCGGGGGTCATTGTGGGAAGCAGAGCAGTGGCTGGGATCTGACCAGCAGCTGTAGTCAGAGAAAGATTCATGAGCATGTTAGACATATGGTAAGCATATGAACGACCATAAAGGAAATTGTGATATTACTacaagtttttacatttattttttgtgtaaaaggCATTATTCCAGTCACCCTTCGATATCTCATGatactttagaaatcattctaatgcacacatttagtgctcaagaaacatttatcatcatatatagtaacatttttatggaaactattatactttttttcaggaatCTTTGATGAATAATCAAGTACGAAGATTGCAATTATACGGTCtataaatcttttataacaCTATAGATCTACTCCTGGTCACTCTCCTTGTTGAACAATAAcagtaattgaaaaaaaatgggCTTGTGATTGCAAACTGAGATAACATACAGCAAGACGTGCTTAAAAGCCTTGTTTTAGCCCGGTGATTAGTTGAGAGGAGAGCAGGTGGCTGTTCCTTAATGTCTAGAGGGCATCAAGACGGATCACCAGAGATACAGCTCAAGAGCAGACGTAAACAGGGTCCAAATAGGAACGAAAGAAAAGCAGACTCTTACCCTGCATGGCTTTATACTGCATGGGTGTGATGTGTTCAAATCCAGGGGGAGGAACATCCCAgtattttttcactttaatctTTTTCTTCTCACGGTGTGGAGAGCGACTGCTGATGGAGACAGGTGACAGTCTTTGAAAACATGCTTTGAGTGAATGTCCCAAaagaatttacttttttttttcaatttttaccTGCGTCTGTGTCTGCGGTCCTTGCTGTCTCCATGACGATCCCGGCTGCCTGCTCGCCTTTCTCTGTCTCGGTCCCGGCTCCTCCTTTTCCTGTCCCGGTCTCTGCTGCGACTTCTCGAGCCACTGCGCCGGTGGTGCTTGTTCTCCTTGTCTCTGTCCGCTGCACAGCACAAAACATTCGACGTGTTCATTCAAACTGCCGTGTGCATCATATAGGCACCGCTGAcagaaataaagcttttttttgaaaaatatttactgGCTGAacaacattcattaaaatattcttaattgTGTTCTGCagataacatttttcatttgggTAAACGGTCACGTTAACTGAACGAACCTagactttattattaatttgtcaaatgtttaattacacacAGATAAACATGAACAGAGAGCATTTTATTCATCACATGCAACTTTTAACACAGACAATACTTCTGACGCGTGCATCACGTAAACATTACTTTTAAGCAGTGTATTTTTGCAGAAAACCAAACACACGCGTCGTTTAAATTAGGTTCGTAATGTATTTAGGACATAACATCATTGCATTTGTTCGATATGATGTGCAATGTGATGCAGACCTTGCTTCAGGCTGCAGACACGTCCAGCTCCACCAGAAGAGATTTACTCACTGACCACATCAGCTCTAACACATAACCACTCACTCTCATCAAAATTACACGTTTGCTCCTCACCTTGCTTGTTTTCGGTCAGCTGTCTCTCAAACTCGTCAAAATCTGACATTTTCCAGCAGCTCCAACACGCCGACTGAGAGTGAAGCGGGCTAGCTAGCAGCTAGCAATTCAATGGCTGCTATTATAccgacaacaaaacaaaaaaaataaacttcacaCCAAGCGTGAAGCAATTACGAAACTACAGTTCTTGTAAGGCAAAAACGCGACCCTGAGAAAGCAAAGCGCAGTTTAATGAAAGCAGCTGGAGTCGGGCTGATGTCTTCCAGAAGCGCTCAGTACATACAAAGACTAGCATGAGGAAAACGTGCTTTCAAAGAGACCGAGAGTAAACACACATGCACCGGATGATGTACAGAAATAAACGAATGCTCTGCTCGTGGAAGAGCTCATGTATTCATCAAAATTACCGAAATAAGTTAAGCACAGCCTCTATTTTCCACAAAATCTCTATGAAACGCCAAGGCCGTGAGAGTGCGCCCACTAAGGTCAGTGGCCACTCCCAAACACTTCCGGGTCAACTTTACAATTTtaagctattaaaatatattaaataataaagggCATCTATCACTGCTGATTTCTGGAATGcgtgtatgcatttaaaatcaaaacatgtaaacacacatgttctttacaaataaaaactaaataaactagacggtattgttttgttatatatcTGACTGCGCCGTCTAGTGGCAGGAGATTTTGATTCAGTCTAGAGACTCGAATCTTTTGAATCCGTTGTCATGAAAACGTGGGTCGCGTTTTGTGGGTGAACTagtgaatcatttactcaactgaGGTATCATTCATTCGGTTCGTTCACAAACGAGACGACTCAGAACACTGACTCGTTCAGCGAAGGGGGCGTATTCGCTCAGCAGATACAACCAATGGAATGTTCCTTTACACCCCTTACTCGAATGCCATTGGCTCTTGCTATAATCAGTATTCGAATTCAGCGAGTGAAAATGGTTTGTtcaattaaatgattcatttaaactcATGACCGAAACGCCACTAGTGGGCTCTTATCTTGAGGTTTGTGTAATTTTACAGCGAGCGAATTCTGCTgttgtgttttaataatcaagtatatatagatatatgtttatttcaaaGGCAGGCGTAGGTATTAAGGTACATTTGTGTTGTAACGAGTCgtcttttctacatttttttgctGCTGTCATTCACGATTCTGTTGGTGTTATACTCTGTTTACTTATTACCATATAAACTTCACTAAAGTTTCAACAACAGTTTTACCAATCAGAGCAGTGGGTGGACACTTTAAAGCACGTACAGACGGCTAAGGGTGACCTGGTTAGTCTTCACTTGATCTTTGCGGTCTGCGACTCCCCCGTATCGCTCTGCAAACAGTAAGTACTGCTCATTGACCTCTGAATACCATTGAACTCTTTCATCAGTGCAGTATGACAGGTGCAATCTATGTGTAAGTGGGAATGATTCgatgcattattaatatgcaGGATATTATAGCACAACCCACGTACTTTCACTGTTGTTATTACAAGGAAAGTGGGCTCAATGACAGTTACGGATGCTACGACACCATTTCTTTTCCGAACCGATCCGATACTGAAAATCTTGAGTATCTGCcgtatttttaaatcaatgcagATTTTCTTTACTTCTCTGTGTTGACCTGATCATCACTTTGTCACAACCTACTACATACAGACAacttaatttcaatttaaaaaaataacaaatgaatttAATCATTATCTATGACTATTGCATTATCTAATACTATTATAAACGAATTCAGTGGTTGTTTCAGCAGCTAAATATACTCTAGAAAAATCATGGGTGCGCAGCGATTTTATCAAATCTCATCaaatcatttgtatttacaaatgaaaGTGAATAAGTGGAGGACCAAATCTGGTAGAATGCTACACGTTGCTCtttgtattgtaaaatacattcatgAAAATACAACAGGCTACACTTCTAAATAAGTATATGctataaaatcaaaatacatttcttttaaatgcaaagcacaGTAATTAAGGCAGAAATATGCGGTagataaaacagaacaagaagGAATATTAATAATCTAATTGCACggaaaaaagtattataatacgAAAGGCTCCAATACATCCTGTGTGCAGAATGATGCACTTGTCACGGCTCTGTGCGAGAAGGGGAAGAGATATTGATGCATAGTGTATTAAATCTGAAATGTATTAGTTTTTGCTGTAATACACAGACACAGTGATTCACAAATGCCATGATGTTTGTTTCTGCAGTGTCAAGTATCGGCAGGCTGTCGACCAAAGGCTCggtgctgctgctgtgtgacATACAGGAGAAGTTCAGACCCACTATTTTCCAGTTTACAAACATTGTGAGCAATGCCTCAAGATTGCTACAGGTAAAACCAGCACCCTCAGACTGCCATAGGAAAACAATACAGCGTACAACAAACACAGAGGGAGTTTTGGGGCACAATCTACCAATCTTCTACAATTTAGTAGtctttgattatatatatttatatttatgtaccgtgacaatattgtaaaaacaacactggacattcattcaattaaaacatttttattcttattgtcTTGAGTCTGTTTTCACCAATGAAGATCACAAATGTTAAGTGAGGGATATCAGAAGAAAATCaatttcattcataaaatattctaatattgaTATTAACATAATTCTTAATCATTTATAACTTCCAGGCATGTCGAATCTTAAGCATCCCTCAGATTTTAACCGAGCAGTACCCTAAAGGTTTGGGCCCCACTGTTCCTGAGCTGGGGGCCGAGGGCTTGAAGCCTCACACAAAGACCAGTTTCTCTATGCTGACGGAGAGCGTGCAGAGCTCACTCAAAAGCCTGGGAGACCCTCAGCAGGTCATATTGTGTGGCATCGAGGCGCAAGCATGCATTGCGGTAATGGTGCCATGAAGCCTTTTTTACTTTCAGCCACAGCTTTATCTCCTGAGCGTGATCTTTAAGGTTCTTGTTCTGCTGTAGTGCACAACCTATGATCTCCTGGAGCGAGGCATGGAGGTTCATATTGTAGCAGATGCCGTCTCTTCTCGAAGGTAGGATAATaatttggtttaaaatgtacaaaatggaaaatgtttcgtgatattttataatgatgtaTCTCGGCGCTGTGCGATAAAGTATTGTCGTGAAATCACTGCAAAGACCAGGCTTGGACGTACCTTATCTTTACTCACACCCACATTTTCGAGTCGACTGATGGATGGCATCTATAAGCTTTTTCTAAAGGTCTACAACAACAGGAGGAATTTGACTGTGTTTGCTTATagatgtatgtttatttgttgaGGTGGTTGTGTGGAAGGTTGTGTCCCAGGAGCCAGTGATTCTCAGGGtttctttctgtcattttcagTCAGACTGATCGTCTTTTTGCACTGTCACGACTGAAGCAGAGCGGGGCGTTTCTTACCACTACAGAGGGAGTTTTATTACAACTAGTGCAGGATGCCAAGCACCCCAACTTTAAAGAGGTACCCATTGACCAGTGTGTCAGccaatttgtttttacaattctTGTAAAGCTTAAATGCATTCTGTCATTATCTCATATTCACTCATTTCTAAATCcatctttaaaaatttttttgtgtatttgggtTAATGTATACTGTGcgtgcataattattaggcgCATTGATACACTGATCATCTTGTTTTTCTGACCATATTTTACCAATTCCAAACCACATCAGtcttaataactactattaatatatatatatatatgtatatagttgTCCATACTGGTATTGAAAAGGGTGAATATTAAGCAGGTTTTCTTTCACAGATAAAATGAGCCAAAAAAATTTGACTGAAAGTCAAGCCTAAGTTAAGGCATGGCCTTTGGATGGCAAAATGCTCATTGGGTCAGCAGGGTCAGAAAAAACCAAATGGAGAAGAAAAGACATGGCTTATTATAAGACCTTAATGTAATCATATGGGTTTTCTTAGCCCTGGTTCAtggtttgtttgtgtctgtatgAGGAGCTGCTGAGGTGGCGGGGATTTTGTAGTGATTAAGTCTGCGTTCGGCTATTGTTGTGTTCATGTTCTGACCTGTcctccttcatttttttttttttttttttttttttgcacacagatCCAGAAGCTCCTGGCTCACCCCTCCCCTGATACAGGCCTGCTGGCCCTCTTCAGCTCTCTGTAGGGCCAGTCACAGACCGCACCCTGCAGACATAATTACATCAATTACTAGAAATCAGCACAAACCGCTTTCTGAACCTGTTAAGAGTCCTGTGAGCTCTGAGCATTTGCATATCGAAATAAAAGTACATACAAAGAAACACGGATATTTGAATTTTCGAGAATGTTTGAAATGGTTCTACAATACTGAGTTTTTGGTAACGCTTCTGGTTCTGCATGTTAACACGAGttaatgaacaatacatttgttgcagtatttattaatctttgttgaTGGTAGTAAACAACTTTACACTTTTAGCTAAGGtccattatataatattaacagatacgaattcatatttttataatgtatcataaaataaaaaaatgaccataactatgattaataaatgttttagaagtatttttcattgttagttcatgttaaccgATGGCAACACATGGAAActcaatttaaaatttattaatcaagcttaattttaatttatgatttattatttttattttgtttgatcataaagagtaaaaaaatatatattgatctACATCTTTAATGCGcattatatgtataaattaaaatgaaaagagtaAATGTGTCCTTTATTGTTAACTCACAATAAAGtgctttcaaaacataaaacctcGCTGTAAAACATTACCAAATGATTGTATGAATAAGAATAAAACTTAAGCCTCTTGATTGCGCGTATGTGTGATGACAACCAACATaaagtttgttctgtttttcttcctcaCCGCGTTACTACTTGTGCGCAATCCAAGTGTGAAATCCACCGGGATGCAAAGATCGCTGTGTAACAGGACCAAGAAAAATCTGAATGGAAATTATTACCGCCTGGTGCTCCGCAGCTCTCTTATTTCAGCAGAGAAACAGGAACTTACTCACCAG is part of the Puntigrus tetrazona isolate hp1 chromosome 16, ASM1883169v1, whole genome shotgun sequence genome and encodes:
- the u2af2a gene encoding U2 small nuclear RNA auxiliary factor 2a isoform X1, with product MSDFDEFERQLTENKQADRDKENKHHRRSGSRSRSRDRDRKRRSRDRDRERRAGSRDRHGDSKDRRHRRSSRSPHREKKKIKVKKYWDVPPPGFEHITPMQYKAMQAAGQIPATALLPTMTPEGLAVTPTPVPVVGSQMTRQARRLYVGNIPFGITEESMMDFFNAQMRLGGLTQAPGNPVLAVQINQDKNFAFLEFRSVDETTQAMAFDGIIFQGQSLKIRRPHDYQPLPGMSENPSVYVPGTSLFCSPNSCVVSTVVPDSAHKLFIGGLPNYLNDDQVKELLTSFGPLKAFNLVKDSATGLSKGYAFCEYVDVNISDQAIAGLNGMQLGDKKLLVQRASVGSKNTTLTGINQTPVTLQVPGLVNSSVTQMGGIPTEVLCLMNMVAPEELLDDEEYEEIVEDVRDECSKYGQVKSIEIPRPVDGVEVPGTGKIFVEFMSVFDSQKAMQGLTGRKFANRVVVTKYCDPDAYHRRDFW
- the u2af2a gene encoding U2 small nuclear RNA auxiliary factor 2a isoform X4; amino-acid sequence: MSDFDEFERQLTENKQADRDKENKHHRRSGSRSRSRDRDRKRRSRDRDRERRAGSRDRHGDSKDRRHRRSRSPHREKKKIKVKKYWDVPPPGFEHITPMQYKAMQAAGQIPATALLPTMTPEGLAVTPTPVPVVGSQMTRQARRLYVGNIPFGITEESMMDFFNAQMRLGGLTQAPGNPVLAVQINQDKNFAFLEFRSVDETTQAMAFDGIIFQGQSLKIRRPHDYQPLPGMSENPSVYVPGVVSTVVPDSAHKLFIGGLPNYLNDDQVKELLTSFGPLKAFNLVKDSATGLSKGYAFCEYVDVNISDQAIAGLNGMQLGDKKLLVQRASVGSKNTTLTGINQTPVTLQVPGLVNSSVTQMGGIPTEVLCLMNMVAPEELLDDEEYEEIVEDVRDECSKYGQVKSIEIPRPVDGVEVPGTGKIFVEFMSVFDSQKAMQGLTGRKFANRVVVTKYCDPDAYHRRDFW
- the u2af2a gene encoding U2 small nuclear RNA auxiliary factor 2a isoform X2, which codes for MSDFDEFERQLTENKQADRDKENKHHRRSGSRSRSRDRDRKRRSRDRDRERRAGSRDRHGDSKDRRHRRSRSPHREKKKIKVKKYWDVPPPGFEHITPMQYKAMQAAGQIPATALLPTMTPEGLAVTPTPVPVVGSQMTRQARRLYVGNIPFGITEESMMDFFNAQMRLGGLTQAPGNPVLAVQINQDKNFAFLEFRSVDETTQAMAFDGIIFQGQSLKIRRPHDYQPLPGMSENPSVYVPGTSLFCSPNSCVVSTVVPDSAHKLFIGGLPNYLNDDQVKELLTSFGPLKAFNLVKDSATGLSKGYAFCEYVDVNISDQAIAGLNGMQLGDKKLLVQRASVGSKNTTLTGINQTPVTLQVPGLVNSSVTQMGGIPTEVLCLMNMVAPEELLDDEEYEEIVEDVRDECSKYGQVKSIEIPRPVDGVEVPGTGKIFVEFMSVFDSQKAMQGLTGRKFANRVVVTKYCDPDAYHRRDFW
- the u2af2a gene encoding U2 small nuclear RNA auxiliary factor 2a isoform X3, which gives rise to MSDFDEFERQLTENKQADRDKENKHHRRSGSRSRSRDRDRKRRSRDRDRERRAGSRDRHGDSKDRRHRRSSRSPHREKKKIKVKKYWDVPPPGFEHITPMQYKAMQAAGQIPATALLPTMTPEGLAVTPTPVPVVGSQMTRQARRLYVGNIPFGITEESMMDFFNAQMRLGGLTQAPGNPVLAVQINQDKNFAFLEFRSVDETTQAMAFDGIIFQGQSLKIRRPHDYQPLPGMSENPSVYVPGVVSTVVPDSAHKLFIGGLPNYLNDDQVKELLTSFGPLKAFNLVKDSATGLSKGYAFCEYVDVNISDQAIAGLNGMQLGDKKLLVQRASVGSKNTTLTGINQTPVTLQVPGLVNSSVTQMGGIPTEVLCLMNMVAPEELLDDEEYEEIVEDVRDECSKYGQVKSIEIPRPVDGVEVPGTGKIFVEFMSVFDSQKAMQGLTGRKFANRVVVTKYCDPDAYHRRDFW